A single Drechmeria coniospora strain ARSEF 6962 chromosome 03, whole genome shotgun sequence DNA region contains:
- a CDS encoding hypothetical protein (related to serine protease), whose protein sequence is MPSTLLATFKAALALTATATIGYASTIRPPPGTFPAARGFGLERRAPGVSGKPWIRSFNLSVPIDHFHNDSRYEPHSDGHFNLRYWLDASNYKEGGPVIVLHSGEFNSQDRLAYLDYGIVSILTKATGGVGLILEHRYYGTSFPTANLTFENLRFLTTEQALADTAYFAKHVQFYGLEHHNLTAPNAPWILYGGSYAGSVAAFARKLYPDIFWGAISSSGPLQAIDNFWQFFEVSRRYAPADCSVTQQKLVHVIDTMLFSNDSRDATRIKKVFGLEYLWDDEFAGLLSATWGRFQNTNWDPKLNDTSFNAYCTTITSNSLLFQNATSLRSEVERAVILAGYKGEAELLSTQMLNWIGYTRKKMERLGEWCRKKDLRECISGRFDQPNTRLDAGFMRTWGYQTCTEWGLFQSGEGFPEDVLPVVSRAYTYEYAAMNCRRQFNMTTRPNVQAINKLGGFQFSFPRVAIIDGTHDEWRAATPHAFGQRDRNSTTTEPFILIDGAAHHWDENGLKEEDEGKAGLLPEAVAKTQAMEVEFVKAWLREFDSVKSGKVVEG, encoded by the exons ATGCCATCTACCCTTCTCGCCACCTTCAAGGCGGCTCTGGCCCTGACAGCTACGGCCACCATCGGGTACGCTTCCACCAtccggccgccgcccggtACGTTTCCTGCCGCTCGAGGCTTCGGACTGGAGCGACGCGCTCCTGGCGTGAGCGGGAAACCTTGGATCCGGTCCTTCAACCTCTCCGTCCCCATCGATCACTTCCACAATGACTCCCGTTACGAGCCGCATTCGGATGGCCACTTCAATCTTCGGTACTGGCTTGATGCGTCCAACTATAAAGAGGGCGGCCCCGTTATCGTCCTCCACTCTGGCGAGTTCAACAGCCAAGATCGGCTGGCTTATCTCGATTACGGTATCGTCTCCATCCTTACCAAGGCtaccggcggcgtcggcctcatCTTGGAGCACCGGTACTACGGAACGAGTTTTCCGACCGCAAACCTAACCTTTGAAAATCTTCGCTTCCTCACGACCGAGCAGGCCCTTGCCGACACGGCCTACTTTGCAAAGCACGTCCAGTTCTACGGTCTTGAGCATCATAACCTCACGGCGCCCAACGCGCCTTGGATTCTCTATGGTGGCTCCTATGCCGGATCCGTCGCAGCCTTTGCCCGCAAGCTGTATCCCGATATCTTCTGGGgcgccatctcctcctcgggcCCGCTGCAGGCCATAGACAACTTCTGGCAGTTTTTTGAAGTTTCGCGACGCTACGCCCCGGCTGACTGCTCGGTTACGCAGCAGAAACTCGTTCATGTCATCGACACGATGCTCTTTAGTAATGATAGCAGAGATGCCACTCGAATCAAGAAGGTCTTTGGCCTTGAGTATTTATGGGACGATGAGTTTGCTGGCCTTTTATCTGCCACTTGGGGCCGGTTCCAGAATACCAACTGGGATCCCAAGTTGAATGATACGAGTTTCAACGCCTACTGCACAACGATTACGTCGAATAGCCTTCTATTTCAGAACGCGACTTCACTACGCTCCGAGGTTGAGCGTGCCGTTATCCTTGCAGGCTACAAGGGGGAGGCGGAGCTGCTGTCGACGCAAATGCTCAACTGGATCGGCTACACGAGGAAGAAGATGGAGAGGCTCGGAGAGTGGTGCCGGAAGAAGGACCTTCGAGAATGTATATCAGGTCGCTTCGACCAGCCTAATACGCGTCTGGATGCCGGTTTCATGCGAACGTGGGGATATCAAACATGCACCGA ATGGGGGCTCTTCCAGAGCGGCGAAGGCTTCCCTGAGGATGTTCTTCCCGTCGTCTCTCGGGCATacacgtacgagtacgcGGCCATGAATTGCCGCCGACAGTTCAACATGACAACTCGGCCCAACGTTCAAGCCATTAACAAGCTTGGTGGCTTTCAGTTCAGCTTCCCTCGCGTTGCCATCATTGACGGTACCCATGATGAATGGCGCGCTGCCACGCCGCACGCCTTTGGCCAGCGGGATCGGAACTCGACAACGACGGAGCCGTTTATTCTCATCGATGGGGCAGCCCACCACTGGGACGAGAACGGGCTGAAGGAAGAAGATGAGGGCaaggccggcctgctgccagAGGCGGTTGCTAAGACGCAGGCCATGGAGGTAGAGTTTGTCAAGGCATGGCTGAGGGAGTTTGACTCTGTGAAATCAGGCAAGGTAGTCGAGGGGTAG